One genomic region from Capra hircus breed San Clemente chromosome 18, ASM170441v1, whole genome shotgun sequence encodes:
- the CCNE1 gene encoding G1/S-specific cyclin-E1, translating into MPREKERDAKEPDTMKEESGTDVSVRSRKRKANVAVFLQDPDEEIAKIDKTVRSQCGSQPWDSNTACENPCSLIPTPDKEEDELLYPHAAYKPQRCTPSSSRASPLPVLNWANREEVWKIMLNKEKTYLRDKHLMQRHPLLQPKMRAILLDWLMEVCEVYKLHRETFYLAQDFFDRYMATQQNVVKTLLQLIGISSLFIAAKLEEIYPPKLHQFAYVTDGACSGDEILTMELIIMKALKWHLSPLTIVSWLNVYMQVAYLNDFYEVLLPQYPQQIFIQIAELLDLCVLDVGCLEFSYGVLAASALYHFSSSELMQKVSGYQWCDIEKCVKWMVPFAIVIRETGSSKLKHFRGVPAEDAHNIQTHINSLDLLDKAQAKKAILSEENRISPLPTGVLTPPQSSKKQSSGQGSA; encoded by the exons ATGCCGAGGGAAAAGGAGAG GGATGCGAAAGAACCGGATaccatgaaagaggaaagtggcaCCGATGTCTCTGTTCGCtccaggaaaagaaaggcaaatgtaGCCGTT TTTTTGCAGGATCCAGATGAAGAAATTGCCAAAATTGACAAGACTGTGAGAAGCCAGTGTGGCAGTCAG CCTTGGGACAGTAATACAGCCTGTGAAAACCCCTGCTCCCTGATTCCCACACCTGACAAAGAAGAGGATGAACTTCTGTACCCACACGCTGCGTACAAGCCTCAGAGGTGCACGCCATCGTCATCCAGAGCGTCGCCACTGCCTGTACTGAA ctGGGCAAATAGAGAGGAAGTATGGAAAATCATGTTAAACAAGGAAAAGACATACTTGAGGGACAAGCACCTTATGCAACGGCACCCTCTTCTGCAGCCTAAAATGCGAGCAATTCTTCTGGATTGGTTAATGGAG GTATGTGAAGTCTATAAACTTCACAGAGAGACATTTTACTTGGCACAGGATTTCTTTGATCGGTATATGGCAACACAACAAAATGTTGTAAAAACACTTTTACAGCTTATTGGgatttcatctttatttattgCTGCCAAACTTGag gaAATCTATCCTCCAAAGTTGCACCAGTTTGCTTATGTTACAGATGGGGCTTGTTCAGGAGATGAAATTCTCACCATGGAATTAATCATCATGAAG GCCCTTAAGTGGCATTTAAGTCCCCTGACCATTGTGTCCTGGTTGAATGTATACATGCAGGTTGCATATCTAAATGATTTTTATGAAGTGCTCCTGCCTCAGTATCCTCAGCAAATCTTCATACAGATTGCAGAG CTTTTAGATCTCTGTGTCCTGGATGTCGGCTGCTTAGAATTCTCTTATGGTGTACTTGCTGCTTCCGCCTTGTATCATTTCTCTTCATCCGAACTGATGCAAAAGGTTTCAG GGTATCAGTGGTGTGATATAGAGAAGTGTGTCAAGTGGATGGTTCCATTTGCCATAGTTATAAGAGAGACAGGAAGTTCAAAACTTAAGCACTTCAGGGGAGTTCCTGCTGAAGATGCACACAACATCCAGACCCATATAAACAGCTTGGATTTGCTG GACAAAGCCCAAGCAAAGAAAGCCatattatctgaagaaaacaggatttctcctctccccactggaGTCCTCACCCCGCCACAGAGCAGTAAGAAGCAGAGCAGTGGGCAGGGATCAGCATGA